In a single window of the uncultured Pseudodesulfovibrio sp. genome:
- a CDS encoding rhodanese-like domain-containing protein — MTRSLSALRLIIFCATLVLSVHPALAEDFPLRPYYPEVPYITTDQLLADYDAAVVVDIRSRLEYEVAHINKAVLLPLGLDDFAQKLEELRPKPASDPLVFYCNGHSCAKSYQAAQLALSLGFSHVFAYDGGIFDWITAAPDKATLMDETPARSERVLSKKALNRRLLSFEEFEREAKDPNTLVIDIRDPFQRDVLPRIAGIRSIPLDPLLDLVTSRIWTEKRLLFFDAVGKQIRWLQYFLKAYDYFDYGFLDGGIRSIADDPALVRPVIEIDRTVASDQSMLLTLTADQRLDNADRRVVSYLLANVKFNNYVVIDMDKLGRDTGIAAPMLINSVQRLSSLGYAAHSLLQGMLIVRVDPRLAWKGKPGTALWQDKVREFNSAKGK, encoded by the coding sequence ATGACCCGCTCTCTTTCCGCCTTACGTCTGATTATTTTCTGCGCGACCCTGGTTCTTTCAGTCCATCCGGCTCTGGCCGAGGACTTCCCGCTGCGGCCCTACTACCCAGAGGTTCCGTACATCACCACCGATCAGCTCCTGGCCGACTACGACGCGGCCGTGGTCGTGGATATCCGCTCCCGGCTGGAATACGAGGTGGCCCACATCAACAAGGCCGTTCTCCTGCCCCTCGGGTTGGACGATTTTGCCCAGAAACTCGAGGAGCTGCGCCCCAAACCCGCGTCCGATCCGCTGGTCTTTTACTGCAACGGCCATTCCTGCGCCAAAAGCTACCAGGCGGCCCAACTGGCCCTGTCTCTGGGGTTCAGCCATGTTTTCGCCTATGACGGGGGTATCTTCGACTGGATCACCGCAGCACCGGACAAGGCTACGCTCATGGACGAGACGCCGGCCCGAAGCGAACGCGTGCTCTCCAAGAAAGCCCTGAACCGAAGGCTGCTCTCCTTCGAGGAATTCGAACGCGAAGCCAAGGACCCGAATACTCTGGTCATCGACATCCGTGACCCGTTCCAGCGGGACGTGCTTCCCCGCATTGCAGGCATCCGATCCATCCCCCTGGACCCCTTGCTCGACCTGGTCACCTCGCGCATCTGGACCGAAAAACGGTTGCTCTTCTTCGACGCTGTGGGCAAGCAGATCCGCTGGCTCCAATATTTCCTCAAAGCGTACGATTATTTCGATTACGGTTTCCTGGACGGCGGCATCCGCTCCATCGCGGATGACCCGGCTCTGGTCCGGCCGGTGATCGAGATCGACCGCACCGTGGCCAGCGACCAGTCCATGCTCCTCACGCTTACGGCCGACCAACGCCTGGACAACGCCGACCGCCGGGTGGTCAGCTACCTGCTGGCCAACGTCAAATTCAACAACTACGTGGTCATCGACATGGACAAGCTGGGCCGGGACACCGGCATCGCCGCCCCCATGCTGATCAACTCCGTCCAAAGGCTGTCCTCCCTGGGCTACGCCGCACACTCCCTTCTGCAAGGCATGCTCATCGTCCGGGTGGACCCGAGGCTGGCCTGGAAGGGAAAACCCGGCACCGCGCTGTGGCAGGACAAGGTCCGCGAATTCAACTCCGCCAAAGGCAAATAG
- a CDS encoding ATP-binding protein, translated as MSIHQGARLPRADSLGRRAKLAQLAFISAIVLVFSCALILFNAYRLHVRLSERADSIAHLARTSLASAVWQVDYASARDFIDAVLQDDTVAFAQVVTGREVMAAKSRPRFTGHDFDYFTRDRRFLTKSVEIRKFGDWIGSFNLAVSTEGYVQEMAMYIGLTLAMGLLLTLTLTLAAVRYMRKHFISPLVDLEEAATTIADGDLDAPVDTSASNELGSLARAIDDMRQSVRHLINDLQEANAKLQNHQNLLESKVKERTEELKRKNESLNGALDQVRRAKKAAEMANAAKSSFLASMSHEIRTPMNAILGMADILWETDLSDDQARYVDVFRTAGESLLEILDDILDLSKIEAGHLTLEKTWFQLAEILDRSCDVIQAKAAKKGLALSCKTGPSVPARLNGDPTRLRQILFNLMGNAIKFTDSGSVALNVDLASTDGETALLHFSISDTGVGVSGDKLGAIFEAFTQADSSTTRQFGGTGLGLAISKELVHMMGGRIWAESMPGKGSIFHFTARFGAATGSETAQPAAPVKTAEEPPLPPLNILMFEDSRYNAFVAQTYLDSTPCAMTVAEDGATGLELFKKGGWDLVLMDIQMPGMDGFEATRSIREWEKEHGLPAVPVVAMTAYAMNEDARRCIQAGANAHLPKPVKKSTLFETLREYAPKRPDDTEGSDHA; from the coding sequence ATGAGCATACATCAAGGAGCCAGGCTGCCCAGAGCCGACTCTCTCGGCCGCAGAGCCAAACTTGCCCAGTTGGCCTTCATCTCGGCCATTGTCCTCGTGTTTTCCTGCGCGCTGATACTGTTCAACGCCTACCGTTTGCACGTCCGCCTTTCCGAACGCGCTGACAGCATCGCCCATCTCGCCCGGACCAGCCTCGCCAGCGCCGTATGGCAGGTGGACTACGCCTCGGCCCGTGATTTCATCGACGCCGTGCTCCAGGACGACACCGTGGCCTTTGCCCAGGTGGTCACCGGTCGGGAGGTCATGGCCGCCAAAAGCCGCCCCCGTTTTACCGGGCATGACTTCGACTATTTCACCAGAGACCGGCGGTTCCTCACCAAATCGGTGGAAATCCGCAAGTTCGGCGACTGGATCGGCTCTTTCAACCTGGCCGTGTCCACCGAGGGGTATGTCCAGGAAATGGCCATGTACATCGGCCTGACCCTGGCCATGGGCCTGCTTTTGACCCTGACGCTCACCCTTGCCGCAGTCCGCTACATGCGCAAGCACTTCATCAGCCCGCTAGTGGACCTGGAAGAAGCGGCCACGACCATCGCCGACGGCGATCTGGATGCGCCCGTAGATACTTCGGCATCCAACGAGTTGGGCAGTCTGGCCCGAGCCATCGACGACATGCGGCAGTCCGTCCGCCACCTGATCAATGATCTTCAGGAGGCCAACGCCAAACTCCAGAACCACCAGAACCTGCTGGAGAGCAAGGTCAAGGAACGGACCGAAGAACTCAAACGCAAGAACGAATCCCTCAACGGCGCCCTGGATCAGGTCCGTCGGGCCAAGAAGGCCGCCGAAATGGCCAACGCGGCCAAGAGCAGCTTCCTGGCCTCCATGAGCCACGAAATCCGCACGCCCATGAACGCCATCCTGGGCATGGCGGATATCCTTTGGGAAACCGATCTGTCTGATGATCAGGCGCGCTATGTGGACGTCTTTCGCACAGCGGGCGAAAGCCTGCTCGAAATCCTCGACGACATCCTGGATCTGTCCAAGATTGAGGCCGGGCACCTGACACTGGAAAAGACCTGGTTCCAGCTGGCTGAAATTCTCGACCGCTCCTGCGACGTGATTCAGGCCAAGGCCGCCAAGAAGGGCCTCGCCCTGAGCTGCAAGACCGGGCCTTCGGTCCCGGCTCGGCTCAACGGCGATCCCACCCGGCTGCGCCAGATACTCTTCAACCTGATGGGCAACGCGATCAAGTTCACGGACTCCGGCTCGGTCGCCCTCAACGTGGACCTGGCCTCAACAGACGGCGAGACCGCACTGCTGCACTTCTCCATCTCGGACACCGGGGTGGGCGTGTCCGGCGACAAGCTGGGGGCCATCTTCGAAGCCTTTACCCAGGCGGACAGCTCCACCACCCGCCAATTTGGCGGGACCGGTCTGGGCCTGGCCATCAGCAAGGAGCTGGTCCACATGATGGGCGGCCGCATCTGGGCGGAGTCCATGCCGGGCAAGGGCAGCATTTTCCACTTCACGGCACGGTTCGGCGCCGCCACCGGCTCCGAGACAGCCCAGCCAGCCGCCCCGGTCAAAACCGCCGAGGAGCCGCCCCTGCCGCCGCTGAACATCCTCATGTTCGAGGACTCCCGGTACAATGCCTTCGTGGCCCAGACCTATCTGGACTCCACCCCCTGCGCCATGACCGTGGCCGAAGACGGGGCCACCGGGCTTGAGCTTTTCAAGAAAGGGGGCTGGGATCTGGTCCTCATGGACATCCAGATGCCCGGCATGGACGGCTTTGAAGCCACCCGTTCCATCCGTGAGTGGGAAAAGGAGCATGGCCTGCCCGCGGTGCCCGTGGTGGCCATGACCGCCTATGCCATGAACGAGGACGCCCGCCGGTGCATCCAGGCTGGGGCAAACGCCCACCTGCCCAAACCGGTCAAGAAGAGCACCCTGTTCGAAACCCTGCGCGAATACGCTCCCAAACGCCCGGACGATACCGAGGGATCGGACCATGCCTGA
- a CDS encoding SpoIIE family protein phosphatase, producing the protein MRRYPIAFKLTFLILSCAFVIVAAIVAYNYISSRSIILRQAEDNSRLLVAGTAERIDSVLSGVQKVAENIAFSLEDASLTKKEILELNRRVLANNPEIYGMAIAFEPYSLEPDKLYFAPYYFRSGGRIGFTMLGDAKYRYFYMDWYQIPKEMGRSSWTEPYFDEGGGGVPMATYSVPFYRTVDGQSVFAGVVTADISLSWLQDLVGSIHLYDSGYAFLLSRHGTFITHPDENLVMNQTIFSLAEERNSPELRDLGQRMLSGEAAFTPVGTLLSGKDSYMFSDVLKYGGWSLGVVFPRDEMLAGVIHLSKSMIAIGVVGFVLLVLITIGIARRITHPLSELSASAREIASGNLDLKLPEIRANDEVGDLAESFKYMKTSLKEFIQDLTTTTAAKERIESELRIAREIQMGILPKLFPAFPDRREFEVFASIEPAKEVGGDLYDFFFVDETHFCFLVGDVSGKGVPAAFFMAVTKTLLKVVAERGLDPGDILTRVNADLSSENESCMFVTLFLAIIDIETGETRYANAGHNPPVFLPCGGEPEWVPPLGEPVAGIMEGMEYSTKTMTMKPGDLLFIYTDGVTEAMDPDRGLFGDDRLMGMLSDEKEPFAPKLVKDVGEAIRVFARGAEQSDDITMLVMQFMGKCEP; encoded by the coding sequence ATGAGACGCTATCCCATCGCCTTCAAGCTGACCTTTCTGATCCTGTCCTGCGCCTTTGTCATCGTGGCCGCCATCGTGGCCTACAACTACATCTCCTCGCGCAGCATCATCCTGCGTCAGGCCGAGGACAACTCCCGCCTGCTCGTGGCCGGGACCGCCGAACGTATCGACTCGGTCCTGTCCGGGGTACAGAAGGTCGCCGAGAACATCGCCTTTTCCCTGGAAGACGCCAGCCTGACCAAAAAGGAAATCCTTGAGCTGAATCGAAGGGTGCTGGCCAACAACCCGGAGATATACGGCATGGCCATCGCGTTCGAGCCGTATTCCCTGGAACCCGACAAGCTCTATTTCGCGCCCTATTATTTCCGCTCGGGCGGGCGCATCGGCTTCACCATGCTCGGGGACGCCAAGTACCGCTATTTTTACATGGACTGGTACCAGATCCCCAAGGAAATGGGCCGCAGCTCCTGGACCGAACCGTACTTTGACGAGGGCGGGGGCGGCGTGCCCATGGCCACCTACTCGGTGCCCTTCTATCGCACGGTGGACGGCCAGTCCGTTTTCGCGGGCGTCGTCACGGCGGACATCTCCCTGAGCTGGCTCCAGGATCTTGTCGGCTCCATCCACCTGTACGATTCGGGGTACGCCTTCCTCCTGTCCCGGCACGGCACCTTCATCACCCACCCGGACGAAAATCTGGTCATGAACCAGACCATCTTTTCCCTGGCCGAGGAACGCAACTCCCCGGAACTGAGGGACCTGGGCCAACGCATGCTCTCGGGCGAGGCCGCGTTCACGCCCGTGGGTACGCTCCTGTCGGGCAAGGACAGCTACATGTTCAGCGACGTCCTCAAATACGGCGGCTGGTCCCTGGGCGTGGTATTCCCTCGGGACGAGATGCTCGCCGGTGTCATCCACCTGTCCAAATCCATGATCGCCATCGGCGTGGTCGGGTTCGTTCTTCTGGTCCTGATCACCATCGGTATTGCCCGGCGCATCACCCATCCACTGTCCGAGCTGTCCGCTTCCGCACGCGAGATCGCGTCGGGCAATCTGGACCTCAAGCTCCCTGAAATCCGGGCCAACGATGAAGTCGGCGACCTGGCCGAATCCTTCAAATACATGAAGACCTCGCTCAAGGAGTTCATCCAGGATCTGACCACGACCACCGCGGCCAAGGAGCGCATCGAATCCGAACTGCGCATCGCCCGGGAGATACAGATGGGCATCCTGCCCAAGCTCTTCCCGGCCTTCCCGGACCGCCGCGAATTCGAGGTTTTCGCCTCCATCGAACCGGCAAAAGAGGTAGGCGGCGACCTGTACGACTTCTTCTTCGTGGATGAAACCCACTTCTGCTTCCTGGTTGGCGACGTGTCCGGCAAGGGTGTGCCCGCCGCCTTCTTCATGGCCGTGACCAAGACCCTGCTCAAGGTCGTTGCCGAGCGCGGTCTGGACCCCGGCGACATCCTCACCCGGGTCAACGCCGACCTTTCCTCGGAAAACGAGTCGTGCATGTTCGTGACCCTGTTCCTGGCCATCATCGACATCGAGACCGGCGAGACCCGCTACGCAAACGCCGGACACAATCCGCCCGTGTTCCTGCCCTGTGGCGGCGAGCCGGAGTGGGTCCCCCCCCTGGGCGAACCTGTGGCGGGCATCATGGAAGGCATGGAGTACTCGACCAAGACCATGACCATGAAACCGGGCGACCTGCTGTTCATCTACACAGACGGCGTCACCGAGGCCATGGACCCGGACCGGGGCCTGTTCGGCGACGATCGGCTCATGGGCATGCTTTCGGATGAAAAGGAACCGTTTGCGCCGAAGCTGGTCAAGGACGTGGGTGAGGCCATCCGCGTATTTGCCCGGGGTGCGGAACAATCCGACGACATCACCATGCTGGTCATGCAGTTCATGGGCAAATGCGAACCTTGA
- a CDS encoding class II fructose-bisphosphate aldolase — protein MSQDTFKKALAVGRPPNVVKNFPNSQALIVSGKVVDRAMRAKGQCMTIAANGRNIFIIEGALLAAQKANAAIIIEIARSEATYCPTTLWNVARRVDYLCNKLGITVPVAVHADHYFMKKWDDVAEAKAEIPSVFDSGVTSIAIDASHMTDDLNLLANIAVSPSIPAWAGYETEIGEIKGEFGLSSPVEAKYLIQGLNAHSLCPDWIALNNGTTHGIEASGEGIQVDLTAEIHEALKAYGTSGAQHGTSGNDSARLREIAAKTSTTKANVATALQMIAWGVKVNDFGNAIMEGDKFAKVPGQGLEDALWDEMVAYADANGIKGGNYKKLNLVFERRWQGQSESVQNRMAGAVQDFVYDLLVNVFNAKDTAPIACDLILEAGSFDLGPKAERFEDPAEWTEEKIKARAAAIDTDKGPHGDFDD, from the coding sequence ATGTCCCAGGATACATTCAAAAAAGCACTCGCCGTCGGCCGTCCGCCGAACGTCGTCAAGAATTTCCCCAATTCGCAGGCGCTCATCGTCAGCGGCAAGGTCGTGGACCGGGCCATGCGCGCCAAGGGCCAATGCATGACCATTGCGGCCAACGGCCGTAACATCTTCATCATCGAGGGCGCGCTTCTGGCCGCCCAAAAGGCCAATGCCGCCATCATCATCGAGATTGCGCGTTCGGAAGCCACCTACTGCCCGACCACGCTGTGGAACGTTGCCCGTCGCGTGGACTACCTGTGCAACAAGCTCGGCATCACCGTTCCCGTGGCCGTACACGCCGACCATTACTTCATGAAGAAATGGGATGACGTGGCCGAAGCCAAGGCCGAGATCCCGTCCGTGTTCGACTCGGGCGTGACCTCCATCGCCATCGACGCGTCGCACATGACCGACGATCTGAACCTGCTGGCCAACATTGCCGTGTCTCCGTCCATCCCGGCCTGGGCCGGCTACGAGACCGAGATCGGCGAAATCAAGGGCGAATTCGGCCTGTCCAGCCCGGTTGAGGCCAAGTACCTCATCCAGGGCCTCAACGCCCATTCCCTGTGCCCGGACTGGATCGCCTTGAACAACGGCACGACCCACGGCATCGAGGCCTCGGGCGAAGGCATCCAGGTCGACCTGACCGCCGAAATCCACGAGGCCCTGAAAGCCTACGGCACTTCCGGCGCACAGCACGGCACCTCGGGCAACGATTCCGCCCGGCTGCGTGAAATCGCCGCCAAGACCTCCACGACCAAGGCCAACGTAGCCACCGCGCTGCAGATGATCGCCTGGGGCGTCAAGGTCAACGACTTCGGCAACGCCATCATGGAAGGCGACAAGTTCGCCAAGGTTCCCGGCCAGGGCCTGGAAGACGCCCTGTGGGACGAGATGGTCGCCTACGCCGATGCCAACGGCATCAAGGGCGGCAACTACAAAAAGCTCAACCTCGTGTTCGAACGCCGCTGGCAGGGCCAGAGCGAATCCGTGCAGAACCGCATGGCCGGTGCCGTGCAGGACTTCGTGTACGACCTGCTGGTCAACGTGTTCAACGCCAAGGACACCGCGCCCATCGCCTGCGACCTCATCCTTGAAGCCGGCTCCTTCGACCTCGGCCCCAAGGCCGAACGGTTCGAAGACCCCGCCGAATGGACTGAAGAAAAAATCAAGGCCCGGGCAGCCGCCATCGATACGGACAAGGGTCCCCACGGCGACTTCGACGACTAG
- the ychF gene encoding redox-regulated ATPase YchF, translated as MSLSIGIVGLPNVGKSTLFNALTKAQNAESANYAFCTIEPNKAVVPVPDARLDVLAGLVNPQRVQSSTVDFVDIAGLVAGASKGEGLGNKFLANIRETQAILHVVRCFDDDDVIHVANSVDPLRDIEIIETELILADVQVLENRLERMEKMLKGDKTLAPKIEAAKQLMAHMDQGLPASTFESDAKALPELLKELRLITAKNVIYCANVDEDGLTADNDYVNSVRSLAEERGAEFVKISARMEEELVGLEDEDYREFLESYGITESGLDQIIRTGFHTLGLISYFTAGEKEVRAWTIHDGDKAPRAAGVIHTDFERGFIRAEVISYDNFVKHGSEAKCRSEGVLRVEGKEYVMKDGDVVHFLFNV; from the coding sequence ATGTCGCTGAGTATAGGTATTGTCGGGCTGCCCAATGTAGGCAAGTCCACGCTGTTCAACGCGCTGACCAAGGCCCAGAATGCCGAGAGCGCGAACTATGCGTTTTGCACCATCGAGCCGAACAAGGCCGTGGTGCCGGTGCCGGATGCCCGGCTGGATGTCCTGGCCGGTCTGGTCAATCCGCAACGGGTGCAGAGTTCCACCGTGGACTTCGTGGATATCGCCGGTCTGGTGGCTGGCGCGAGCAAGGGTGAAGGTCTGGGCAACAAGTTTCTGGCCAACATCCGCGAGACTCAGGCCATCCTGCACGTGGTTCGCTGCTTCGATGACGACGACGTCATCCACGTGGCCAATTCCGTTGACCCGCTTCGGGATATCGAGATCATCGAGACCGAGTTGATTCTGGCCGACGTCCAGGTGCTCGAAAACCGCCTCGAGCGCATGGAAAAGATGCTCAAGGGCGACAAGACCCTGGCCCCCAAGATCGAGGCCGCCAAGCAGCTCATGGCCCATATGGATCAGGGACTGCCCGCATCCACCTTCGAGAGCGATGCCAAGGCGTTGCCCGAGCTGCTCAAGGAACTTCGCCTGATCACCGCCAAGAACGTCATCTACTGCGCCAACGTGGACGAGGACGGGCTGACCGCTGACAACGACTACGTCAATTCCGTGCGCAGCCTGGCCGAGGAACGCGGTGCCGAGTTCGTCAAGATTTCCGCACGGATGGAAGAGGAGCTCGTGGGCCTGGAAGACGAAGATTACCGGGAGTTCCTGGAATCCTACGGTATCACCGAGTCCGGCCTGGACCAGATCATCCGGACCGGGTTCCATACCCTCGGGCTCATCAGCTACTTCACCGCCGGAGAAAAGGAGGTCCGCGCCTGGACCATCCATGACGGCGACAAGGCCCCTCGCGCGGCGGGCGTCATCCACACCGATTTCGAACGCGGCTTCATCCGTGCCGAGGTCATCTCCTACGACAACTTCGTCAAGCACGGCTCCGAAGCCAAGTGCCGCAGCGAAGGCGTGCTCCGCGTTGAAGGCAAGGAGTACGTCATGAAGGACGGCGACGTGGTCCACTTCCTGTTCAACGTCTAG
- a CDS encoding phage regulatory CII family protein, whose amino-acid sequence MFEKNLTKKMQDLVLEGHIPAKEVSRVIKKPYSTLLRELNPFDAHAKLGAETMFEIVKATHNISVLEFMARELGYTLRPVDGQQPVRQGVKPHRPHEQEATM is encoded by the coding sequence ATGTTCGAGAAGAATCTGACCAAGAAGATGCAGGACCTGGTTCTGGAAGGACACATCCCGGCAAAAGAGGTGTCACGGGTGATCAAGAAGCCGTATTCAACGCTGCTTCGAGAGCTCAATCCCTTTGACGCCCATGCCAAGCTCGGGGCTGAAACCATGTTCGAGATAGTCAAAGCGACACACAACATCTCGGTCCTGGAATTCATGGCTCGCGAGTTGGGCTACACGCTCAGGCCGGTCGACGGGCAACAGCCCGTCAGGCAGGGCGTCAAGCCGCACCGTCCTCATGAACAGGAAGCAACCATGTAA
- a CDS encoding YqiA/YcfP family alpha/beta fold hydrolase, translated as MPDCRLFWCHGSLSRPWGTKSLALSDVAREFGLTMEGPDFSDLADPDERVERLLSILAEDDRPAILAGSSMGGYVAATAAMQAAVPAIFLLAPAFYFPGYAVHVFPNLPDRVTVVHGWDDDVVPVDNAIRFARTHKATLHVLADGHRLEGSTDTLCILFARFLSRTMADLGDNE; from the coding sequence ATGCCTGATTGCCGCCTGTTCTGGTGTCACGGCTCCCTGAGCCGCCCGTGGGGGACCAAAAGCCTGGCCCTGTCAGACGTGGCCAGGGAGTTTGGTCTGACCATGGAAGGCCCTGACTTCAGCGACCTTGCCGACCCGGATGAACGGGTTGAGCGCCTACTGTCCATCCTTGCCGAAGACGATCGGCCCGCTATCCTGGCCGGGTCCAGCATGGGCGGTTACGTGGCCGCGACAGCCGCCATGCAGGCCGCTGTTCCCGCAATCTTTCTCCTGGCTCCGGCCTTCTATTTCCCCGGCTATGCCGTGCACGTCTTCCCGAACCTCCCGGACCGCGTCACCGTGGTCCACGGCTGGGACGACGACGTCGTTCCGGTGGACAACGCCATCCGCTTTGCCCGGACCCACAAGGCCACCCTGCACGTCCTGGCAGACGGCCACCGTTTGGAAGGGTCCACCGACACACTGTGCATCCTGTTCGCCCGGTTCCTCTCCCGGACCATGGCCGACCTCGGGGACAACGAATGA
- a CDS encoding ABC transporter substrate-binding protein codes for MRTGSPISPAHILLLALLTATLLATSSVPALAQATEKTSIILQWLPQAQFAGYYVAKDKGFYAEEGIDLDILPGGPDILASDYLENGRADFATLFLTTGLQRRESLPLVNVGQIVQHSALMLIAKKSSGIKSFSDLDGKKVGLWANEFQIQARALFRRQKIAVTVVPQTSSLDLFMRGGVAACSAMWYNEYHTLLTYGLDEDDLQPLFFNDAGLNFPEDGIYCLQKTAEERPELCDKLVRATLNGWRYAFAHKDEALDIVIAHMEAAKVPASRAHQRWMLDRMEDVTMAEHWAMGVLRREDFERVAQTLTETGFLDTAPSYEEFYRGAAQ; via the coding sequence ATGCGCACAGGCTCCCCCATCTCGCCCGCTCATATTCTCCTGCTCGCCCTGCTCACGGCCACGCTGCTCGCAACGTCCTCCGTTCCGGCACTGGCCCAGGCCACGGAGAAAACCTCGATCATCCTGCAATGGCTGCCTCAGGCCCAGTTCGCGGGCTACTATGTTGCCAAGGACAAGGGTTTCTATGCGGAGGAAGGCATCGACCTGGACATCCTCCCCGGCGGACCGGACATCCTGGCCAGCGACTACCTCGAGAACGGCAGGGCGGACTTCGCCACCCTGTTCCTGACCACCGGGCTGCAACGGCGCGAGTCCCTGCCCCTGGTCAATGTCGGACAGATCGTGCAGCACTCGGCGCTCATGCTCATCGCCAAGAAGTCTTCGGGCATCAAAAGCTTCAGCGACCTGGATGGCAAGAAGGTCGGGCTGTGGGCCAACGAATTCCAAATCCAGGCGCGGGCCCTGTTCCGCAGGCAGAAGATCGCCGTTACCGTGGTCCCGCAGACCTCTTCACTGGACCTGTTCATGCGCGGCGGCGTGGCGGCCTGTTCGGCCATGTGGTACAACGAGTACCATACCCTGCTGACCTACGGCCTGGACGAGGACGACCTCCAGCCCCTGTTCTTCAACGACGCGGGCCTGAATTTCCCTGAAGACGGCATCTACTGCCTGCAAAAGACCGCCGAGGAGCGACCGGAACTGTGCGATAAACTCGTCCGGGCCACACTCAACGGATGGCGGTACGCATTTGCCCACAAGGACGAAGCCCTGGACATCGTCATTGCCCACATGGAGGCGGCCAAGGTCCCGGCCAGCCGGGCGCACCAACGCTGGATGCTCGACCGGATGGAGGACGTGACCATGGCCGAGCACTGGGCCATGGGCGTATTGCGCCGCGAAGACTTCGAGCGGGTGGCCCAGACCCTGACCGAAACGGGGTTCCTGGACACCGCACCGAGCTATGAGGAATTCTACAGGGGGGCCGCGCAATGA